A single Anopheles funestus chromosome 2RL, idAnoFuneDA-416_04, whole genome shotgun sequence DNA region contains:
- the LOC125760473 gene encoding mitochondrial dicarboxylate carrier-like: MASKKAEKTSRWYFGGLASAGAAYCTHPLDLLKVLYQTDIRNNVSMLQLSREIIRDDGITALYSGVSAAVLRQLTYSTTRFAIYEIGKQSEYGKDSGFFGRIVMAAIGGTVGGFVGSPADLINVRMQNDVKLPPEKRRNYKNAIDGIIRVWREEGFRRLFAGASSATARSVFMTIGQLTFYDQAKFTLFETGYFTDNIGTHFLASVIAGGIATTMTQPIDVVKTVMMNAKPGEFNSIGAILRHISRLGPVGFFKGFVPRFIRLGPHTVLTFIFLEQLRINFGVLKLH; this comes from the exons ATGGCATCaaaaaaggcggaaaaaacTTCACGCTGGTACTTCGGAGGTTTGGCAAGCGCTGGAGCAGCATACTGTACACATCCGCTAGACCTGTTGAAGGTGCTCTACCAAACGGACATCCGTAACAATGTGTCGATGCTTCAGCTATCGCGCGAAATTATTCGAGACGATGGAATTACGGCACTGTACAGTGGCGTTTCTGCGGCAGTATTACGGCAACTAACGTATTCGACGACGCGTTTTGCGATTTACGAAATCGGCAAACAATCAGAGTATGGCAAAgatagtggtttttttggtcgtaTTGTAATGGCCGCAATCGGTGGTACAGTGGGCGGGTTCGTAGGTTCGCCGGCGGATCTTATCAACGTGCGTATGCAGAACGATGTGAAACTTCCTCCAGAAAAGCGCAGAAA CTACAAAAATGCGATCGATGGCATCATTCGTGTGTGGCGCGAGGAAGGATTCCGACGATTGTTTGCTGGCGCTAGTTCGGCCACCGCCCGGTCGGTGTTTATGACGATCGGGCAACTTACGTTCTACGATCAGGCAAAGTTTACGCTCTTCGAAACGGGATACTTTACCGATAATATCGGTACGCATTTCCTTGCCTCGGTTATTGCCGGTGGTATTGCGACCACGATGACCCAACCGATCGATGTCGTTAAAACGGTCATGATGAATGCGAAACCGGGTGAGTTTAATAGCATTGGTGCAATTTTGCGACACATCAGCAGACTGGGACCGGTTGGATTTTTCAAAGGCTTTGTTCCCCGGTTCATCCGGCTTGGGCCCCACACTGTGCTGACGTTCATATTTTTAGAGCAGCTGCGAATTAATTTCGGTGTGTTAAAGTTACACTAA
- the LOC125760475 gene encoding uncharacterized protein LOC125760475, translating to MVWDVLSVCGWPIAGSRDESPPVAPRVTLIQERSGVDGSFLLAMLMTNHLKRSTNNHVLLVAANHSAAHYTAACQKLTFNTASAVQSGHLCIVDALSELYTSGGHWNDPELLHLIEGRLSSEPSKTNTLVLVDDLTCFIAMHPTNGENAVIDFVEQLLNTATHDHFVLKVNVAECYERFCTFLLDMADVSVTLEPLPSGSFRELDGILTVHRKQTTSQLMPAVREQSKALLYKVHDRMVRTYVHGEVGIKNL from the coding sequence ATGGTATGGGACGTGCTGTCAGTCTGCGGTTGGCCGATTGCCGGCAGCAGAGATGAATCACCACCGGTAGCACCGCGTGTCACACTAATCCAAGAGCGGTCCGGTGTCGATGGTAGCTTTCTGCTGGCAATGCTAATGACGAATCATCTTAAGCGAAGCACGAACAATCACGTACTGCTGGTGGCCGCAAATCATAGTGCCGCACACTACACGGCCGCTTGCCAGAAGCTAACGTTTAACACAGCGTCCGCCGTACAGTCGGGCCATTTGTGTATCGTCGATGCGCTATCGGAACTGTACACCAGCGGTGGTCATTGGAATGATCCCGAACTGTTACACCTTATCGAGGGCCGGTTGTCTTCGGAACCATCCAAAACGAACACACTCGTGCTGGTGGATGATCTTACCTGCTTCATTGCGATGCATCCGACGAACGGTGAAAATGCAGTTATCGATTTCGTAGAGCAACTGCTCAACACGGCCACGCACGACCACTTCGTACTGAAGGTGAATGTTGCCGAATGCTACGAACGGTTCTGCACGTTTCTGCTCGATATGGCCGACGTAAGTGTCACGCTGGAACCGCTCCCGTCCGGTAGTTTCCGTGAGCTGGACGGTATCTTAACGGTGCACCGCAAACAAACCACATCCCAGCTGATGCCCGCCGTTCGCGAACAGTCGAAAGCGTTGCTCTACAAAGTGCACGACCGTATGGTACGTACCTATGTGCACGGTGAggttggaataaaaaatctgtaa
- the LOC125760472 gene encoding mitochondrial dicarboxylate carrier-like — MSDDKKKRLSYWYFGGLASAGAACCTHPLDLLKVTLQTQQEGKISLLQLTGKVIRTQGVLALYNGLSASLLRQLTYSTTRFGIYEVGKQAMGNDSGFLGKAALAGAAGAAGGFIGTPADMVNVRMQNDIKLPLEQRRNYKNAVDGLFRVYREEGFARLFSGASTATSRAVFMTIGQLSFYDLVKDLLLKSGHFGDNLTTHFLSSLTAGAIATTLTQPLDVLKTRAMNAKPGEFNGIWDIVRFTARLGPLGFFKGYVPAFVRLGPHTILTFVFLEQLRMNFGYLKPETKASN, encoded by the exons ATGTCCGACGACAAGAAGAAGCGCCTTTCGTACTGGTACTTTGGTGGATTGGCTAGTGCTGGTGCGGCATGCTGTACCCACCCGCTGGACCTGCTGAAGGTCACGCTGCAAACGCAGCAAGAGGGAAAAATTTCTCTGCTTCAGCTCACGGGCAAGGTGATCCGCACACAGGGCGTTCTCGCACTGTACAATGGCCTTTCGGCGTCGCTATTGCGTCAGCTGACATACTCAACGACACGATTCGGTATTTACGAAGTTGGCAAGCAAGCGATGGGCAACGATTCCGGATTTTTGGGCAAGGCCGCACTCGCTGGAGCTGCCGGAGCTGCTGGCGGTTTCATCGGTACACCTGCCGACATGGTGAACGTTCGTATGCAAAACGATATTAAGCTGCCGCTCGAGCAACGACGAAA cTACAAGAACGCCGTCGACGGTTTGTTCCGCGTGTATCGTGAAGAGGGTTTCGCTAGGCTCTTCTCGGGAGCATCCACTGCAACGTCCCGTGCCGTGTTCATGACCATCGGTCAGCTTTCGTTCTACGATTTGGTGAAGGATTTGTTGCTAAAATCTGGCCATTTTGGCGATAATCTCACCACTCACTTTTTGTCATCACTAACGGCGGGTGCGATTGCTACCACGCTGACACAACCGCTCGATGTGCTAAAAACACGCGCCATGAACGCAAAGCCGGGTGAATTCAACGGCATCTGGGATATTGTACGGTTCACAGCACGGCTCGGTCCACTTGGATTCTTCAAGGGATATGTTCCGGCCTTTGTGCGTTTGGGGCCGCACACTATCCTTACATTCGTCTTCCTGGAACAACTGCGCATGAACTTTGGCTACCTGAAGCCAGAGACGAAAGCATCCAACTAA